A genomic stretch from Ursus arctos isolate Adak ecotype North America unplaced genomic scaffold, UrsArc2.0 scaffold_21, whole genome shotgun sequence includes:
- the SPIC gene encoding transcription factor Spi-C isoform X1 yields the protein MQSCVEQDKLGQAFEDAFEVLRQHSAGDLQYSPDYKNYLAFINHCSHVRGNSSCYGVLPTEEPVYNWRTVINSAADLYFEGNIHQSLPNIPENQLVQPAVLHQKGGKGRKKLRLFEYLHESLCNPEMASCIQWVDKTKGIFQFVSKNKEKLAQLWGKRKGNRKTMTYQKMARALRNYGRTGEITKIRRKLTYQFSEAILQRLSPSYFLEKEIFYSPYVQPEQGFLSFSNWNANYNCPYADYHELSHPDC from the exons ATG CAGTCCTGTGTTGAACAAGACAAGTTGGGACAAGCCTTTGAAGATGCTTTTGAGGTACTGAGGCAACATTCAGCCGGAGATCTTCAGTACTCCCCAG attacAAAAATTACCTGGCTTTCATCAACCACTGCTCTCATGTCAGAGGAAATTCCAGCTGCTATGGTGTGCTGCCTACAGAAGAACCTGTCTATAATTGGAGAACAGTGATA AACAGTGCTGCGGACCTctattttgaaggaaatattcATCAATCTCTGCCAAACATCCCCGAAAACCAGCTGGTACAACCTGCTGTTCTCCATCAAAAGGGAGGAAAAG GTAGGAAGAAGCTCCGACTGTTTGAATACCTTCATGAATCCCTGTGTAATCCTGAGATGGCATCTTGTATTCAGTGGGTAGATAAAACCAAAGGCATCTTTCAGTTTgtatcaaaaaacaaagaaaaacttgcccaactttgggggaaaagaaaaggcaaccgGAAGACCATGACCTACCAGAAAATGGCCAGAGCGCTGAGGAATTACGGAAGAACTGGGGAAATCACCAAAATCCGGAGAAAGCTGACTTACCAGTTCAGTGAGGCCATTCTCCAAAGACTCTCTCCATcttatttcttagaaaaagaGATCTTCTACTCACCATATGTTCAACCTGAGCAAGGCTTTCTCAGCTTCAGTAACTGGAATGCAAATTATAATTGTCCATATGCTGATTACCATGAGCTAAGCCACCCTGATTGCTaa
- the SPIC gene encoding transcription factor Spi-C isoform X2, whose product MSCVEQDKLGQAFEDAFEVLRQHSAGDLQYSPDYKNYLAFINHCSHVRGNSSCYGVLPTEEPVYNWRTVINSAADLYFEGNIHQSLPNIPENQLVQPAVLHQKGGKGRKKLRLFEYLHESLCNPEMASCIQWVDKTKGIFQFVSKNKEKLAQLWGKRKGNRKTMTYQKMARALRNYGRTGEITKIRRKLTYQFSEAILQRLSPSYFLEKEIFYSPYVQPEQGFLSFSNWNANYNCPYADYHELSHPDC is encoded by the exons ATG TCCTGTGTTGAACAAGACAAGTTGGGACAAGCCTTTGAAGATGCTTTTGAGGTACTGAGGCAACATTCAGCCGGAGATCTTCAGTACTCCCCAG attacAAAAATTACCTGGCTTTCATCAACCACTGCTCTCATGTCAGAGGAAATTCCAGCTGCTATGGTGTGCTGCCTACAGAAGAACCTGTCTATAATTGGAGAACAGTGATA AACAGTGCTGCGGACCTctattttgaaggaaatattcATCAATCTCTGCCAAACATCCCCGAAAACCAGCTGGTACAACCTGCTGTTCTCCATCAAAAGGGAGGAAAAG GTAGGAAGAAGCTCCGACTGTTTGAATACCTTCATGAATCCCTGTGTAATCCTGAGATGGCATCTTGTATTCAGTGGGTAGATAAAACCAAAGGCATCTTTCAGTTTgtatcaaaaaacaaagaaaaacttgcccaactttgggggaaaagaaaaggcaaccgGAAGACCATGACCTACCAGAAAATGGCCAGAGCGCTGAGGAATTACGGAAGAACTGGGGAAATCACCAAAATCCGGAGAAAGCTGACTTACCAGTTCAGTGAGGCCATTCTCCAAAGACTCTCTCCATcttatttcttagaaaaagaGATCTTCTACTCACCATATGTTCAACCTGAGCAAGGCTTTCTCAGCTTCAGTAACTGGAATGCAAATTATAATTGTCCATATGCTGATTACCATGAGCTAAGCCACCCTGATTGCTaa